CATAATGTCCCCTTTTACAGAAATACCTGAGAACATGCAGTGTTCATTTACCTTGCCACAAATACAATTCTGATCAGAATTCAATCTAACGCCACCATACAGATCTTTTTTCAGTCTTTGTGCTGCATGCCAGCGGGTGGATGGAGGCAGGGGCAAAAGTAGGAGGAACAGTGAATGCAAGTTTGCTTTTGCACGGTAGAATCGGgacacaggggtcatctagtccaacgcccttgCCAGTAGGCAAATTTCACACACAATGCAACCTTTCCACTGAGGTAAGCAATAATTCTTGGGCATGTTTCATTGAGGCAACACTTGAGGTATAAAGCATGAGGCTGTGCGTGAGGAGTTCAGAAGGCCATATAAAGAGGCTTGGAGAAGAATTTGGTTGGTCCttggcttgaggttccccactccctgCCACAATGGTCTGGGAATACAGTCGTAGCCTGGTTGCCAAACAGAATGTGTTTCGGGAGTCTGGCAGCCGATTTTGCTTCcgaaaactggaacacacacacacacacccggttcTCGATTGTTTGGTTGCCGAAACTGCAGCTAAgccgtttgagatccaaggtacgactgtactgccttCAGTAAACAATCTCTGGGAAAGACTAACCTTAGAAATGGTGTGTGGATTAAGCAAATAATGTCAAGCTAACAAAAATGATTACCACAGTTTGGCTAGACCTGTTTCCCTCTTCCCCATTCTGTAACTCGGTTGTGTGTTTAAAGAATGGCTTAGATACAGTCATAAGCACTTTTAAGTTCAGAAGCAATGGGATTTGTTCGGTTACAAATATGTATATGCGTCCATTTGCCATGTGGCTTGCAATAGACTGTGTTCCTCTATTGGTAGTCTCAAAGCCTGAGGTGGAGGCTCCTTGAAAACAGTAGAGGGTTGCTTATTTTGGGTCAAGTGGGTCTATTCAATCCCTGCACTTTCTCCCACCAGAATCTGCTCTGTTCAGTCAGTGGGGTTGTCTGGGTGGTTGCTTTGCGGTACCAGGAAGACTCCGCCATCTGCAGCGAGCTGCAGCACATACTCTTCAGGGGAGTAAGTGTTGCCAGCTTCATCACGCAACATGCAAAAGACCTGGTGGTAGAGAGCTCCCAGCTTCTGCTTGGTGAGCGCCAGGGTCCTGTTAAACTCTCCTCGGTCCCGTAGCAGCCGCTGCCGCTCGCAGCTCAGCTCCTCCAGCTCCCGCTCTAAGTGAACCAGTGTCTCTAGCTTGCGCTTGCGGCAATTCTGAGCTGCCACTTTGTTCTTGCCGCGCCGGCGGATGTCTCTGATCAGAGCCAGCTGAGGCTCGCTCAGCGGGAAGCGTGTCACCAGCTCGTTGAAGTCGTCCACGGGCAGGTTGATGATCTTCTCGACTGGGAAGGGGATATTCATGGCAAGGGCCCGCCGCTCGTCCCGGCTGCCAACAAGCTCCCCACGTGGGCTCCGCCCTTTCTCCAGAGAATGTTCCAGGGGTGGGTTGGCGCAGGGCACCTCTGGCACAGGAGGCAACATTGGGTAGGGTAGTGCGTGGTCCATGGGGTACAGTGGCGCATACTCTGCCCTCTCCAGCCCCTCTGCCTCTAGGGACTCTGCATCGCTGTAGTTAAGGGACAAGCCAGAGTCTGATTCCAAGTCCTCTTGGGGCTTGCAAGGGCCTTGTGGCCCATAACAACTGGCCAAGTCCCTCTCCAACACCATCCCTGGCGCCCCTTTACATTCGCCCAGAATGGCAGGTCCGGGAGGCTCAAGGGAGGAGGAGATCAGCATGCCGGTGTAGCTGTAGACAGTGCAAGGGCCTGGCAGAGTTTCTGGGAAGGGGCGCTCGTATGGTGGAGCAGGATGGCTGTAGGAAATCGAACCGTCCCCCATCTCTGTGCACGGCCCATAGCTGGGCGGTGGCACCATTGGTTGTGCATGACCGCATAAGGCAGGGTCATAGCAGCTTTCAGCTGGCATCTCAAGGCCCTgcagggatgagagagagagaggtgctgaGCACAGGCTTAAAAGTTCACACAGATTTCCCTGCATACAagggtgtagagcaggggtcagcaaacattttcagcagggggccggtccactgtccctcagaccttgtgggggccggactatcttttggaaaaaaatatgaacgaattcctatgccccacaaataacccagagatgcattataaataaaaggacacattctactcatgtaaaaacaccaggcaggccccacaaataacccagagatgtattttaaataaaaggacacattctactcatgtaaaaaaatactgattcccggactgtccgtgggcctgatttagaaggcgattgggccacatccggcccccaggccttagtttggggacccctggtgtagagtcACACCTGAGGCTTAGGAGGAGGGAGACACCAATCAAGAtccaggacaggggtcagcaaacattttcagcagggggccggtccactgtccctcagaccatgtgggggagGCGgactattattgggggggggggaattgatgaattcctatgccccacaaataacccagagatgcattttaaataaaagcacacattctactcatgtaaaaacacactgattcctggactgtctgtgggctggatttagaaggtggttgggccagatccggcccctgggccttagtttgcctacctatgatcCAGAGATTCAGAAAGCAGAACTTAGAACCCAGGAATTCTGGCTCTTGTTCTAAGCTGTTTCCTGACTGCTGATCCAACTTCCATGCAAATGAACTCCTGTTCCCCCTCTCGGTGTAACTCCTTCGATTCCACACACCTTCCCGTTCCTTTTCCAATAGAGGCCTCAGTAGGTAGCAGCTTTCTCTTAACAATTTGCTCTCCCTAGCCATCTGTTTGCCCAGCACGTTGCTCTTTGATGACTAAATAGGTGGTGTTCCAGTCTGAGCATCCCTCAGTCACAACCCTCACCTACTCATTGGCACGGCCTTCTGCTGCATAGCATGCTATGCAGGGGCGGAAGAGGAGCGAAGGAGCCCCTGCACAGGTGCCTACCTGGCAGAGATGGATGGGTTGATAGCATTCCCCCTAAGAACAAAAGGGTGATTCATCTCATCAGACAGATCCCGCATTGTGCACCGTTCCTCCCCACCTTGCATCTCCCTGGGGGTCAGGTGCTGAATGGGGCAGTGTTGGGAGAGTCACCGTGAAGGAGGCAACTGTGTGCAATGGATACCTGCCACTCTGCAACTGACTTGGTCCACGCCTCTGTGGAGGACCTAAACCCCCATGCAGAGCTGCAACGCTGTCTAGGGTGATATAtgctcctccttcctctccctaaCAGCTCCTTCTTTTGCATGTTAGCTCCCAAGGAAACTCCACGTAGGTCAACGGGACCTGCTCCCAGGCAAATGCGGAGAGGACTGCCATCTTTGCTTCAGCAAAAAGTTTTcttagcaattttaaaaaaaggaatgacaAAGTTGGACATGCTGTTGATTTTCTCCCTGGACACAGTGTTTAGGAGCTGGGCTGTCAGGCTCATGCAAGACATGGGAGGATTTCAATCTTgcatttgttataagaaaaaaaaactgctctttttccttatggggtacccaagagcccatatagagtcctcattttaggttctctatcggtaggagaaaataacaggccaaccagagaataatGAGAAGCtaggcagctagtaagcctgatctttattaaagctgttgtaACAGGGTGctccacacacacagagggggggggagagaccttgaGCACTGGCGGgcaagcagcctttctcaaccttgggtccccagatgtttttggcctacaactcccatcatccctgaccactggtcctgtgagctagagatcatgggagttgtaggccagaaacatctggggacccaaggttgagaaacactgctagactttttaaattaaacatcatacatacatcacagaaggggtgtagcccaagaccaccaccaccccaaatacatcatacatacatcacagaaggggtggtcTAAAACAGAATCCAGagtgtgttgtttatctcctgtctggcaagttacctgaatgcattatctgggttttggccactcttgttattataactacttaattc
Above is a window of Zootoca vivipara chromosome 2, rZooViv1.1, whole genome shotgun sequence DNA encoding:
- the NFE2 gene encoding transcription factor NF-E2 45 kDa subunit produces the protein MSDPGSCTLQIQRASSENFAATANFGGTQLEQRLGRARPDKMPPFPPQQGWARGTFLPLYNPLAGGEPGPQGEMELTWQEILSISELQGLEMPAESCYDPALCGHAQPMVPPPSYGPCTEMGDGSISYSHPAPPYERPFPETLPGPCTVYSYTGMLISSSLEPPGPAILGECKGAPGMVLERDLASCYGPQGPCKPQEDLESDSGLSLNYSDAESLEAEGLERAEYAPLYPMDHALPYPMLPPVPEVPCANPPLEHSLEKGRSPRGELVGSRDERRALAMNIPFPVEKIINLPVDDFNELVTRFPLSEPQLALIRDIRRRGKNKVAAQNCRKRKLETLVHLERELEELSCERQRLLRDRGEFNRTLALTKQKLGALYHQVFCMLRDEAGNTYSPEEYVLQLAADGGVFLVPQSNHPDNPTD